From the genome of Rhinoderma darwinii isolate aRhiDar2 chromosome 1, aRhiDar2.hap1, whole genome shotgun sequence:
aaaaagagaaaagtgttaaaaaagagacacagggataggtcatcagtatatgatcgtgtgGGTCCGACGTCCAgaccccacaccaatcagctgatatggctgcctccgggcatgggATGTCCAttgcagaagcagatggctccggtcacagtatagtggccgtgctgcagtactgctcctattcaagtgaaaaggagaagagttgcagttctgcagcacagccgctatgcagtgtaccgaaccatctgcttccgacactgACCACtgaataacatccggtgcccagaagCAGGgtacgggtgtcggacccccaccaatcatatactgataacctatcctgtggataggtcatcagtatgaaaaaccgtcctatgttcggacaacccctttaattatttctTGGATAGGCCATTGATGGACTCTTCATACTTTGTCATATTAAAGAATTTCTGGTACAGGGTGACAGAGACCAGAACCTGTATGGCCCCTTACAGAAACATTTACAATACTAGTGTACAAGTATAATGCGATAGAAAGGCCTCTGGGTCCCTTTAGGCTCCATTGCCcatgtgcgactgctacctctgcaccccttatcCCCTTTACCATCAGTATTATAAAATGATATtcttacacacacacaaacacactgtaAAATTGTATCTCTGAAAATGATGTTTCAAATGCTGTGTGCATCGATCTCCAAACTCAGAAATGTGGCACAAGGTCTTGCAATCTCAGAGCAGAGGTGTCAATCACCGTGTAGCTCCACCCACACCGAGTTGCTCAGTAGTGTAAACAACAAAGTAGtatagaataaggcctcatgcacacaaccatattatGGATCGGTGTCGTCCGAATACGTAATACAGAGCCCATAGAAAGACACAGTATGACCCCACAGTATGCAATCCGTAAGAAATACTGTGATATAGTGCCATGTTCCATTGGATGCCGCATTATCTCTCCTAGAACATCGCTTCTAAAGAGGAAAATAGCGCCTCCTGCAGGCACAACACTTTGGTGGACGAAGTGTCTACAGTTCTGTGATACGGACCAATAGGGACTCCATATGCCACTGTCCAGGCTGGAAAATACTTTGCTGCGTGCATGAGGCTGAAGATggtgtttctttttctttttacagatGCCATACAACCATTTTTTCATATATGTTGTAAAACAGCTATAAACGAGAAATTGAGCGCCGCTACATacgtagcaatctttaacttgaccctGATAACTTATATAaaacaacaaaagtcattgaaaagccattgaaaaactcaagttaaaggagttctctgggcattttatattgaaggCTCTTTCCTTAGTATtggggccatcaatatcagatcggtgggggtccaactccccgCTTATCAGCTGACTGAACGGGCCGCGGAAATCCTCGCTGCAACCTCTTCAGTGTTtagcaggcacagcgccgtacacatcaAAAATGCGGTGactcggataggccatcaatataacatGCTTACCCCTTTaaaaagtttcttgccacagtaTATTTAACatgttaaggcctcatttacaagccaatcacaagccaagcacaggctgcagcggtcacatggactgccgcgtcatccagggaggtggggccagatgtcaagagaggcgcgtcaccaaggacgcgtcaccaaggcaacggccgggaagttctcggtaagtacgaacctctttttttttgaacaggttacgcgatatggtgatcggaatgcactgtcgagggtgctgaaagttactgccgatcagttaactctttcagcaccatggacagtgactgacgtcgactagcctcatctctatgatggcgcatcatacacggatgacacacggagctgtcaagtgccttttgcgcatgcgaaacgctgcgttttttgcgcgcgcaaaacgcacacgctcgtgtaaatgaggcctaagtgtcaaGTTAAGGATTGCTAAATCTGTATACGCTGTGGTGACATGGGAGCTTCTGCACaggaaatttaaaaataaaaaataaaaaaatccttctTAAAAATCTTAAATTCAAAAAATGGTAATATACCCAAGTCTATGATAGACAGCCATATGTTTGACAGACGGCCATTTTTCTCTGATATCAGTTAGTATTTTCCTAATTTCCGTTTCTGCCATGGGCACATATGCTTCATACTCTAGGTGCACAACTTTCTTCTCTTCAAAATTATTTCTTGTGGTTCCTGAAAAACacaaaagtatatataaaaaaaaaaattgtgaaaaatgctAGAGAATCATCAGAATTTATTGCTGATtttacagttaaaggggttgttcaggattagaaaaaaaggtcaGGAGAATTTTTACCAGACAGAGCCCatggagtggcgctatttctggaaaaaaggcgaccccttagggtatgttcacacggttaacaaacgtctaaaatacggagctgtgttcaagggaaaacagcctctgatttacagccgttttttatgcatcaggcgttttttgatgctttttttacggttattttttgagctgtttttctattgagacaatgaaaaacggctcaagaagtgacatgcacttctttttcccgaggcggttttttttttacaaacggtTTAAACACGTTTAttttgcggctcaatacgattatggtgatacaaaatttatgagcatgtgaggtcacacagttgtgcacgggagggtttaaaaggacaaaaaaaggacAAACGGTCCCACACTTCTGTCTCTCTTGTTCCCACCTACGGACtccccttccctcctggtctTCTCTTGCCTCATGGCTCTCCCCTCCTGAGACCACACCAACCTTGGACCAGATGTACCGCTAAGTATCcatgtgtagcagcagctacacacaACACTTCGCTGTtcaaccctttcccacctgcctgacctgcatatcccctggtacctgtttaaccctttcccaacttttacctgctatcccctggCATACAGCAACcaattccccttgttaaccctttttcctcctgagttcctaagttaacccttgctgtccttgctacctgattaacccttagtgtacagggatagttattgctaggtgggagtgggacagaaacagtgagcatgtgtattgtattggAACGtaacatatgtatgtttaggtaagtgggtggcggtataattaggattgtgatacagtttttatactgtactacgtatagtgtgagtagacTCAGCATATATTAACtttttatatgtattggggtatacggatactatactgtgatcggttactgtgtttggtgtaatTTATATGCAAGTGTGAATATTGTTAGTTATAAATATAACCCTTTATTTACTAcataattttatttattgtacggtcttattcccatgAGTAGCAGCGaagcaagtagattaacgttaatataaggaaaaggtaggggaactaggcataaccctagtgaccctgtttataaaggaggtagtaatagtgggcgacaccaagcaaaatccaacattataccagccctttaacacactgcaatactaatgtattgtagtatattgtcatttttacaggccaaaggctgggcttaacagaggcagagtgaaggcagtactGGGGCCCAGGGCTGCCAGgacaaccatcggcactctgCGACCGCGTCACATGGGGTGGGGTGAGCTGTTGTGTGGGGCCGCTCTCCTCGAACGCCTTAGATGCTGAAGTCACGAATTACtttggcatttgaggggttaaacggcaagGAACAGCGCGCTcattgttcctggccgttagtcccgggggTCAGCTGTAAtagacagctgacacccacagtgtatggagcaggctcagcgtgtgagtccgctccatacataaccccccgcaccaggacgtgctattACGGATATACACTGGCCAGAAGGCTAAAATGGCACTCTTCTGGGGTCCGTCTGACAAagagagccctatggacacattggGCGTTTGTATGAGGCGCTTTCTTGATGTACACACTAAACGGAAACgtgatgtgaactgggcctaacgcAACATGCAGTGTAATTCATTCCTGTTCCTGAATTACAGGACATAGACGTTCATTTATTGAAAACTGgatgtaaaggggttgtcctggccTAGAGTTGAAGCAGATCTATCATGAGAATACGCAGTCCTATTTAAAAGgttatatacagtttttttttaaataataaaattgagcATCAACGTGACTCTTTTCAGAcagagatttgactcttttcagacagagatttgactcttttcagacagagatttgactcttttcagacagagatttgactcttttcagacagagatttgactcttttcagacagagatttgactcttttcagacagagatttgactcttttcagacagagatttgactcttttcagacagagatttgactcttttcagacagagatttgactcttttcagacagagatttgactcttttcagacagagatttgactcttttcagacagagatttgactcttttcagacagagatttgactcttttcagacagagatttgactcttttatgctcattagcatacggtgcgggaacactaaaaaacggaatactaaagctacagagccgactaagaaggcaATTATAGGTtatttagaaattatttttcacccactaccaccaggtattgctggtttaataggtaaaatgctggtgacaggttccctttaacccttttGCCAGCTACCTACCTACAAAAATGGACACAGCGCCACAACTTGGCGAAACCACCAACTGCGACACTTCCTCAGTACAGAGCTTTTCTGCGCATATTCTAATGAAGTCTTGAGGCTCCTCATTTTCATCCATAGCAGCTAAaatttaaaaagtattaaaagtgagATTCTAGTGATAAATTATAAATTCTCATAAGTGGAATTCAGAAcacataaaatgtaaaataatattaTAAGACAGTTTGCATTTAGATTTTACAGTGTCTATATGTAAACTTAATTCTGTCAGGGGAAGCAGGTAAGTAGAATATAAAACCATCTTAATCTTTGTTTCCCCTAGAGATCAGCTGTGCCGAAAGTGTGTGGCGGCCACTTATCGCCACAGAAATAACACGCTTGCTCAGCTGAATAGGCAGGTTATTGGGATATCGGGGCAGACAGTGGTCAGTCGTACATTCTCCATGTAAAatgaaacctctccaaaagaccatACTTTTATCTAGACCAGATTGCCAGTGACAGCTTTCACCATATACCTTGTATACCACCTTATTTGAGACGACTAATTTGAATGCAATTTTAGGTTCTCGCCTCAGaggtttttactgtatatgtacagtatatgtccaGCTAAGCGAGTAGGTTCTCTCATTGGAGTAGGGACATAAGAGGCTGTTACACTTTTATCATAGCTCTCCAGAGAAAACAAAGGGTTAGCTGATCCTTGTTTTCTTCAATGAGAGACATCGATGTTAAGTTTCACTCTCTCCTTAGACCAGGGATGAGGAACGTCTGGCCCGCGGGCTGTATATGACCAGCGAGATAATTTTGTCtggcccgacctcactcagaccgcgctGCCACTGTgtcattcgctacttggctccGTCCTCCCTACTCACTCTGACTGAGCCATGTATGGAGGAGGGGGTCGGAGTGAGGCCGGTGCGTGCCGGCACGAGAGTGGATCAGTCCAGTCACATGACGTGgttaggtgactcaggtcagttgATCTTACTCAGACCGCCGCATCCTCATTCACTagtacttggctccatctgccctaCTCCTAAACgcatgaagtgaggtcaggtgacttaaaggggttttcccatcacggacatttatgatatatccacaggatacgtcataaatgtcagatagatgcaggtaccagatcaatctctagaacggtgcaccctaagggtatgttcacgcgcttaacaaaaaacgtctgaaaaatacagagctgatttcaggcgtttttgaagccgagaatgaaatttggagcttcttttgaggcttcttttcagacgttttttggggcgtttttcaGTGTTCAATgcaaaaatcagctccaaaaaacgtctcaagaagtgacatgctacttctttttacggagcgtctttctacgctccgttttttgacagcgaagcgtaaaataaaggctcgtgggaacagaacatcgtaattcccattgaaagcaatggacagatgtttgtaggcgtattagggccgttttttcaggcgtaatttgaggcgtaaaacgcctccattacgtctgaaaagaggtcgtgtgcacatgccctaaaccctgttctacctctttgtgttgtggatGAAgcttgtgattcccgaccatggatAAgagaacagcgtagctcactgagctacactcTTTCCTTaagttccatagaactgaatggtagttacggaaacagcgtggtCGGGAattacacgcttcagccacaacacagatcagtagaacggggtttagggggccccgttctagacataggtgtgggtcccagatatAGGATGTCAGAATAGATGTGTGTCCCGTGTCTCAGATTCctggttcttttcttctccctccggtccagacatctatgatggatttctactggccatgacccatttctgcagttttccactcagacgtcttcagcttcttagttttaaaacatttctgcccctataaacgaagttaaaattctcaacacctctaaatataataaagcaccatatactgcacctctaactataatagcaccatacactgtgtccctgattataatagtaccatacactgtgtcccacagacACGCactgcgccccctgtagatagtgaccccatagtcCCCTATAGAAACTGACCCCCCATAgagccgctgtagatagtgcccccatagccccctgtagaaagtgaccccccacagagcctctgtagatagtgtcctacatatggactccagagctgcaaggcaatagtgctaaccactgagccaccgtgctgccctacatatagctccccctatagacagtgctccacgtatagcccacctctgtagacagtgtctcacatatagctccccctgtatatagtgtcccacatatagcccacccctgtatagtgtctcacatatagctccccctgtatatagtgcccctacatatagaccccctgtatatagtgacccatatatagacccccctgtatatagtggcccacatccctacccctgtagattgtgccccacaccaccacatatagactccccctgtagatagagcccccactatatataATACCACTCTcagttttatgaggggaaaaaaaaacaaaaaaaactttacatactcacatgatcccattcctgttcgctggcaatgcagatctgctctcttctgagaaggtctgctggagctgaacgaacgtcgtccaatgacgctgattggcggggcagaattactttccccgccaatcagcacctttcaagcatggaagcggcgcgttgacgtcatcgcgccgctagccaatcagccttATTGTacagcgctgaatggtcgggcacggaacatgcatgtatttggctgtcgctagcaccggggccccctccggtgctagcgacgcctacaggcatgagggCCTGTGtctcccggcccatacttgttggaggctcgccggaatgggccccatagtagcagcgctaccgctgtaacagccataacagcggctagcggcgccaccgggcatatgggggggggcatGTCGGCTGACGGCACGAGCCCCCTCAAACCGCAGGGCCCGTAGaacctgctacggctgctaccgcggtagttacgacaCTGGCTGTAGCGTCATCCTAATAGGCCtgggctgcacagagaacagaggTACGCGTCGCTATGGCAATTTCCGGGGCGTAACCATTGGCTTTTTTCTTTTAAACTGTTTTCCACAGTGGAGATTCCACTCGAAAATTTGCACCATGATTTGGTGTATTTTCTTTGTCCGAAATTCCCTGCagattccaggtcggatacgctgcagacTTTTACGCAGCATCCCCGCCATGTATGTACATACCCTAAGGTTACcaacacacacagcgtgttcagggTGGATACCCTGCGTCTATCTTTGCAGCGTAtttgccctgaacaccgcagggaatgtcgTCTGAAAAACAAGCTGTTATGACAAAATGTGACAGTGTTGCCCACAGCAACTAGTCAGAATTCACCATTCATTCTTCCAGAGCAGGTTTGAAACtgtcaaaggctatgtacacctttgaaaactttttttatttatttaaaaaaaggaaaaaaatgtgcatcagtgtgtttgTTTCAACTTCCTAAtcaccttttattaaaaattatttatactttttgagatacagctgctttgtattctgtatacagagcagctatatcttgcactgagacctgaatccgtcaggtccgcggaacTGAGCTGcgatcgatcacatctaaattcataacttcaaaaaacactgatacacatttttatttaaaaaaacacaaacacttttcaaaggtgtacatagcctttaagtagttttgattggttgctatgggtaatatTGACCGAATGATTTTGTGTGATTACCAGACCTGATCTTTTACAGGTGTACACACAAATTCACATCCGTCTCATCACTTACCTTCAACTTCACAGGATGTTAACCACCACTGATAGGGGGGATTACCGCCACCTCATCCCCGTTGAGGAGAGTTATGACGTCATCACCAATGGTGACATATTCCTGCCGCACAGCAAGGACAACGTGATCTTTAATAGCACAGAGCCTAGAAGCAAAATCATAAATTCTATTACAAGGGTATGCTTTACTAATGGATATGTCAGCGTTTCATACacactattaaagaggctctgtcaccagattttgcaacccctatctcctattgcagcagatcggcgctgcaatggagataagagtaacgtttttgttttttaaaaaacgagcatttttggccaagttatgaccatttttgtagttatgcaaatgaggcttgcaaaagtacaactgggcgtgtttaaaagtaaaagtccaactgggcgtgtattatgtgcgtacatcggggcgtttttaatacttttactagctgggcgctctgacgagaagtatcatccacttctcttcagaacgcccagcttctggcagtgcagatctgtgacgtcacttcctgccccaggtcctgcatcgtgtcggccacatcggcaccagaggcttcagttgattctgcagcagcatcggcgttagcaggtaagtcgatgtagctacttacctgcaaacgccgatgctgctgcagaatcatctgtagcctctggtgccgatgtgtcctcgctcgtctgacacgatgcaggacctgtgagtgacgtcacagcgtgatctggcagaagctgggcgttctgaagagaagtggatgatacttctcgtcagagcgcccagctagtaaaagtattaaaaacgccccgaggtacgcacataatacacgcccacttggacttttacttttaaacacacccacttggacttttgcaagcctcatttgcataactacaaaaatggtcataacttggccaaaaatgctcgtttttttaaaataaaaacgttactgtaatctacattgcagcgccgatctgctgcaatagcagataggggttgcaaaatctggtgacagagcctctttaaatacagaatTTACCAGATGTGCATCAAATGTAAGGACGTGATCCGCAGCGGCGGCCGGGAGTAAAGAGGACTGCAGGAATAAGGAGGGGTGAGTATCTGCACATTTGCctcttggggtctgtatttatttagggggtgtgGTCTAATTGGGCAAATAGTCATCATGAGAATCTTTTTAGGCTCCGttcaccttaggcctcatgcacacgaccgtcgccatgtgcacggccgtgattttcgcgtCGGCCGGCAACGGAGAGCCGCCCGcagatcacgggccgtgcacatagccgcgtgcattatttcctatgagcctgaaccgcagaacacggccgtaataagacatgtctgttctttctgcggtccaggctcctgggccatgcacggactgtgaaaaccacggtcatgtgcatgggcccataggaatgaatggggccgcaattctcccatggattttcgggggaattgcggccgcaaaagcacgtttgtgtgcatggggccttaaagaaaacgcatgtaaaaacgtttgctgtttttttttagaagcacatgcatttttttttcttcaaaaaattGTGCTTCATACCTGTGTTTTTACATGCGCTTTTCACATTTCAAATCATGCGATTGAAAAAATCCTATTGGCAGCAAACTTATTCGGAAAAAGTGCCGCAAAAAAATAACGCAACTCACACTGAAATATTTTTTGATCaggcaaagaaaaacaaaaaaaaaaaaatagcgttcTGTGGAAGAAAAACACCACTAACTGGCTGAAAAAAACACCAAACCAACCCCATTCtgccgtaattgcggtccgcaaaactggacccattcactttcattgaacgcggacacctttccctaTTGCTACaggtgggtgtccgtgccgtagaaatgttctgaaaagtatggaacatgtccgttcttttgcattttgcgggccctgctcccatactttgtatgggagcacggcccgaaaatgcgggtggcagtcggcggccggccgcgcccgcaatcgcgggccgtgattgcggacacggttgtgtgcatgggtctTACACAGCAGCAAATCCTCAGCACAGGAGATTTGTACTGCTGATGTTGATGATCACTGGGAATGTGACTCTTCCTCTgcagccctgtcgtgtgcatgacgTTTACAGATGTAGACATCTTTATCTTgttaattaacacattaattgacATTTAACTTGAGTGGAGTTAAACTTTACCACATCTGTAACTCTAGGATTTTTTAttatggtgattttttttttcccattttaataTTGCAATCAACCAGCAGATAAAGATATGGATTTACTTCTATATTAAAATCAAGTTCATTACCTTGGATGCAGAGCTGCTATTTTCTCCCACAATCCTTTAGAAGTAATTACTTGCGGCACAATTACATTTTCTGAACGAACACCTGCTAGTTCACAACTTTTGGCAAAATACAACACCGCCACCttcaaaaaaacaactaaataaatatatttttaggtCTTAACAGAAACATAACACGTCCAACCTCTGCATCCTTCCATGCGAATACTGAATCACGTCCAACCTCTGCATCCTTCCATGCGAATACTGAATCACGTCCAACCTCTGCATCCTTCCATGCGAATACTGAATCACGTCCAACCTCTGCATCCTTCCATGCGAATACTGAATCACGTCCAACCTCTGCATCCTTCCATGCGAATACTGAATCACATCCAACCTCTGCATCCTTCCATGCGAATACTGAATCAAGTCCAACCTCTGCATCCTTCCATGTGAATACTGAATCACGTCCAGCCTCTGCATCCTTCCATGCGAATACTGAATCACATCCAGCCTCTGCATCCTTCCATGCGAATACTGAATCACGTCCAACCTCTGCATCCCTACATGTGAATACTGAATCACGTCCAGCCTCTGCATCCCTACATGTGAATACTGAATCACGTCCAACCTCTGCATCCCTAGAATACTGAATCACATCCAACCTCTGCATCCTTCCATGCGAATACTGAATCACGTCCAACCTCTGCATCCCTACATGTGAATACTGAATCACATCCAACCTCTGCATCCTTCCATGCGAATACTGAATCACGTCCAACCTCTGCATCCTTCCATGCGAATACTGAATCACGTCCAACCTCTGCATCCTTCCATGCGAATACTGAATCACGTCCAACCTCTGCATCCTTCCATGCGAATACTGAATCACATCCAACCTCTGCATCCTTACATGCGAATACTGAATCATGCCCAACCTCTGCATCCCTACATGCGAATACTAAATCACATCCAACCTCTGCATCCTTACATGCGAATACTGAATCACATCCAACCTCTGCATCCTTACATGCGAATACTGAATCACGCCCAACCTCTGCATCCCTACATGCGAATACTGAATCACGCCCAACCTCTGCATCCCTACATGCGAATACTGAATCACGCCCAACCTCTGCATCCTTACATGCGAACACTGAATCACATCCAACCTCTGCATCCTTACATGCGAATACTGAATCACGCCCAACCTCTGCATCCCTACATGCGAATACTGAATCACGCCCAACCTCTGCATCCCTACATGCGAATACTGAATCACGCCCAACCTCTGCATCCCTACATGCGAATACTGAATCACGCCCAACCTCTGCATCCTTACATGCGAACACTGAATCACATCCAACCTCTGCATCCTTACATGCGAATACTGAATCACATCCAACCTCTGCATCCTTACATGCGAATACTAAATCACATCCAACCTCTGCATCCTTACATGCGAACACTGAATCACATCCAACCTCTGCATCCTTACATGTGAATAATGAATCTTGTCCAACCTCTACATACTTACATGCGAATACAGAATCACGTCCAACCTCTGCATCCCTACATGCGAATACGGAATCAGTCAATCAAACCTCCGATCCCGCAGCCACAAAATCCCCTGTACCCCCTGACTCAGTCCCCGCCCACTCAG
Proteins encoded in this window:
- the LOC142746402 gene encoding molybdopterin synthase catalytic subunit-like, translated to MDENEEPQDFIRICAEKLCTEEVSQLVVSPSCGAVSIFVGTTRNNFEEKKVVHLEYEAYVPMAETEIRKILTDIREKWPSVKHMAVYHRLGLVPITEASIVIAISSPHRNDSLDAVKYCINTLKATVPIWKKEVYGEQGSAWKENKECFWGKQDDK
- the LOC142746418 gene encoding molybdopterin synthase sulfur carrier subunit-like isoform X1 produces the protein MRSDWDYAACNYAGSCSIRAARQPQVTSRWDKVAVLYFAKSCELAGVRSENVIVPQVITSKGLWEKIAALHPRLCAIKDHVVLAVRQEYVTIGDDVITLLNGDEVAVIPPISGG
- the LOC142746418 gene encoding molybdopterin synthase sulfur carrier subunit-like isoform X2, with product MTCEVAVLYFAKSCELAGVRSENVIVPQVITSKGLWEKIAALHPRLCAIKDHVVLAVRQEYVTIGDDVITLLNGDEVAVIPPISGG